From a single Sebastes umbrosus isolate fSebUmb1 chromosome 17, fSebUmb1.pri, whole genome shotgun sequence genomic region:
- the ik gene encoding protein Red produces MPETESYSNPLAPEGHELDDHRAAAQSKLTNDDFRKLLMTPRATPSSAPPSKSRHHEMPRDYNEDEDPAARRRKKKSYYAKLRQQEMERERELAEKYRDRARERRDGVNKDYEETELISTTANYRAVGPTAEADKSAAEKRRQLIQESKFLGGDMEHTHLVKGLDFALLQKVRAEITSKEKEEEDMMEKVQKEAKKDVEPEEKIEFKTRLGRNIYRVVFRTGQVERNELFLPGRMAYVVDLDDEFTDTDIPTTLIRSKADCPSMEAQTTLTTNDIVISKLTQILSYLRQGTRHKKIKKKDKGKLDDKRAPEADLSIFEDIGDYIPSSTSSSKPPKDKDRHREREREREREREREREREREREREEDKNRRHSYFEKPRGDEHQVLEAETGPGSVRDQIKMINEKFAGAAGSQWPGQEPGSQRRDGKEQLGDFFGGSNSYAECYPATMDDLAVDSDEEVDYSKMDQGNKKGPLGRWDFDTQEEYSDYMNNKEALPKAAFQYGIKMSEGRKTRRFKETNEKAELDRQWKKISAIIEKRKKMEADGVDVKRPKY; encoded by the exons CTGAGAGTTACTCCAACCCTCTGGCTCCTGAGGGCCACGAGCTGGACGACCACCGAGCTGCTGCTCA GTCCAAACTGACCAACGATGACTTCAGGAAGCTGCTGATGACGCCGAGGGCCACGCCCTCCTCGGCCCCGCCCTCCAAGTCCAGACACCATGA AATGCCAAGGGACTACAACGAGGATGAGGATCCTGCAGcgaggagaaggaagaagaagag CTACTATGCTAAGCTACGTCAGCAGgagatggagcgagagagagagctggctgAGAAGTACCGCGACCGAGCGAGAGAGCGACGAGACGGCGTTAACAAAGACTATGAAGAGACGGAGCTGATTAGCACCACCGCTAACTACAGAGCTGTAGGACCCACCGCTGAGGC AGACAAGTCCGCAGCAGAGAAACGTCGTCAGCTGATCCAGGAGTCTAAGTTCTTGGGAGGTGACATGGAGCACACTCACTTGGTGAAAGGTCTGGACTTCGCTCTGCTGCAGAAG GTCCGAGCTGAAATCACCagtaaagagaaagaagaagaagacatgatGGAGAAAGTCCAGAAAGAGGCCAA GAAGGATGTGGAGCCGGAGGAGAAGATTGAGTTCAAGACTCGTCTCG GTAGGAATATCTACCGGGTGGTGTTCAGGACGGGTCAGGTGGAGAGGAACGAGCTCTTCCTGCCCGGCAGGATGGCGTACGTGGTCGACCTGGACGACGAGTTCACCGACACCGACATCCCAACAACTCTGATCCGCAGCAAAGCCGACTGCCCGAGTATGGAG gcTCAGACGACTCTCACCACCAACGACATCGTGATCTCGAAGCTGACTCAGATCCTGTCGTACCTCAGACAGGGAACGCGACACAAGAAGATCAAGAAGAAGGACAAAG gtaAACTGGACGATAAGAGGGCTCCTGAGGCTGATCTGAG taTCTTCGAGGACATCGGGGACTACATCCCGTCCTCCACCTCGTCCTCCAAACCTcccaaagacaaagacagacaccgagagagagagagggagagagagagggaaagagagagggagagggagagagagagggagagagagagagaagaagacaagAACAGGAGACACAGTTACTTTGAGAAACCACGAGGAGACGAACACCag GTCCTGGAGGCGGAAACAG GTCCCGGATCAGTTAGAGACCAGATCAAGATGATCAATGAGAAGTTTGCAGGAGCAGCAGGCAGCCAATGGCCGGGCCAGGAACC TGGTTCTCAGAGGAGAGACGGGAAAGAACAACTGGGAGATTTCTTTGGAGGATCAAACTCATACGCAGAGTGTTACCCTGCTAC gatgGACGACCTGGCTGTGGACAGTGATGAGGAGGTGGACTACAGTAAAATGGACCAG GGTAATAAGAAGGGTCCTCTGGGTCGGTGGGACTTCGACACTCAGGAGGAGTACTCAGACTACATGAACAACAAGGAGGCGCTGCCAAA GGCTGCCTTCCAGTACGGCATCAAGATGTCTGAAGGCAGAAAGACTCGACGCTTCAAAGAGACCAATGAGAAGGCAGAACTGGACCGACAGTGGAAGAAGATCAGCGCC aTCAtcgagaagaggaagaagatggaggCTGACGG ggtGGACGTGAAGAGACCCAAATACTGA